A single window of Sulfitobacter sp. JL08 DNA harbors:
- a CDS encoding OmpA family protein translates to MKNTVSAVSLLAGMSLLAACDNEAGSFLNEGNFGQPTLNNTLVHSDEEQFAFNLATRFASEVNSTVNFEFNSSQLDQQARTILNQQANWIRQFPEVRFRVYGHTDAVGSNRYNKSLGLRRANAVVSYLASQGISRSRLEAVASFGETQLVIMSQGPERQNRRTVTEVSGFVKRHPTVLDGKYAQIIYRDYIASAVPPTQLTGTSAADFQSGQ, encoded by the coding sequence ATGAAAAACACTGTATCGGCGGTCAGCCTACTGGCCGGGATGTCACTCTTGGCAGCTTGCGACAACGAAGCCGGGAGTTTTCTGAACGAAGGCAATTTCGGCCAACCCACCCTGAACAACACGCTGGTGCATTCGGATGAAGAGCAATTCGCCTTCAACCTGGCCACCCGATTTGCGTCCGAGGTGAATTCGACCGTCAATTTCGAGTTCAACAGCTCTCAGCTGGATCAACAGGCCCGCACGATCCTGAACCAACAGGCAAACTGGATCCGTCAGTTTCCCGAAGTGCGGTTCCGTGTTTACGGCCACACCGATGCCGTGGGCAGCAATCGGTACAACAAGTCTTTGGGATTGCGGCGCGCGAATGCGGTTGTGTCCTACCTTGCGTCGCAAGGCATCAGCCGGTCGCGTCTTGAAGCCGTAGCATCCTTTGGCGAAACCCAGCTTGTGATCATGTCACAAGGGCCGGAACGCCAGAACCGACGCACCGTGACGGAAGTGTCCGGATTTGTGAAACGCCATCCCACTGTTCTGGATGGGAAATACGCACAAATCATCTATCGCGATTACATCGCAAGTGCCGTGCCGCCGACACAATTGACTGGCACCAGCGCCGCAGACTTCCAGTCTGGACAATAA
- a CDS encoding AAA family ATPase, producing the protein MSSIMPQPETNPIVACTVSRDVQNFDLLIEDMEMALGENWGDLGFAEALAFFAQADADKLEFIALAMDDSDEDNLVLMGEIITRAKAKDIKIILIAEDVTPAWLHQLLRQGADEFVPYPLPENELQAAIDRVRAPAPQMAPTEAQVKPLNSNGGSKEGALIVVHGLAGGTGSTTLAVNLAWELATVTKEDPPKVCILDLDLQFGSVATFLDLPRRELVLEMLSETANMDDEVFGHALLGYEDKLQVLTAPFDLLPLDLITSEDVNRVIEIARRHFDYVVVDMPSTLVQWSETLLHAAHVYFATLELDMRSAQNVLRLKRALQSEELPFEKLRFALNRAPKFTDLNGKSRVKRLAESLGISIELQLPDGGKQVAQGADHGLPLALSAAKNPLRKEIAKLAASLHQLGQDADKSDAKAA; encoded by the coding sequence ATGAGCAGCATAATGCCGCAACCTGAAACAAACCCGATCGTGGCCTGCACCGTCAGCCGCGATGTCCAGAATTTTGATCTGTTGATTGAAGATATGGAAATGGCACTGGGTGAGAACTGGGGCGATCTAGGTTTTGCCGAGGCACTGGCCTTTTTCGCCCAAGCGGACGCGGACAAACTGGAATTCATCGCCCTGGCAATGGACGATTCGGACGAAGACAATCTTGTTCTCATGGGCGAGATCATCACCCGCGCCAAGGCCAAAGATATCAAGATCATCCTGATTGCCGAAGACGTCACGCCCGCCTGGCTGCACCAGTTGCTGCGTCAGGGTGCGGACGAATTCGTGCCCTACCCGCTTCCTGAAAATGAACTGCAGGCCGCCATTGATCGCGTTCGTGCCCCCGCACCGCAAATGGCTCCGACTGAAGCACAAGTAAAACCGCTAAATTCAAACGGCGGCTCCAAGGAAGGTGCGCTGATCGTCGTGCACGGCCTTGCCGGTGGAACAGGGTCCACGACCCTCGCTGTGAATCTGGCGTGGGAATTGGCCACAGTCACAAAAGAAGACCCGCCCAAAGTCTGCATTCTGGATCTGGATCTGCAATTCGGATCGGTGGCGACCTTTCTGGATCTGCCACGCCGTGAATTAGTGCTGGAAATGCTGTCGGAAACCGCAAACATGGACGACGAAGTATTCGGACATGCGCTTCTGGGGTATGAAGACAAACTTCAGGTTCTGACAGCCCCGTTTGATCTTTTACCACTAGATCTGATCACATCCGAAGACGTCAACCGCGTGATAGAAATTGCGCGGCGCCATTTTGATTACGTGGTCGTCGATATGCCTTCAACGCTGGTCCAGTGGTCGGAAACCCTGCTGCATGCGGCGCATGTGTATTTCGCCACTCTGGAACTGGACATGCGGTCTGCGCAGAACGTTTTGCGTCTGAAACGAGCACTTCAGTCGGAAGAACTGCCTTTTGAAAAGCTGCGCTTTGCACTGAACCGGGCACCGAAATTTACCGATTTGAACGGCAAAAGCCGGGTCAAGCGACTTGCTGAAAGCTTAGGTATTTCGATTGAATTACAATTGCCGGATGGTGGCAAACAAGTAGCGCAAGGCGCCGACCATGGATTGCCGTTGGCCTTGTCGGCCGCCAAGAACCCGTTGCGCAAGGAAATCGCCAAACTGGCGGCTTCGTTGCACCAGCTTGGTCAGGACGCCGACAAATCAGACGCAAAGGCTGCGTGA